Proteins encoded by one window of Lycium barbarum isolate Lr01 chromosome 11, ASM1917538v2, whole genome shotgun sequence:
- the LOC132616622 gene encoding GDSL esterase/lipase At1g28590-like, which produces MPSSNCFICIILLLIASFGHALGCYDSIISFGDSLTDTGNLIRLSKSNNQVASSVLPYGETFFHHPTGRFSDGRLVIDFIAEGMGFPLIPPYAGVMKNMSSSRNSIRGVNFAVAGATAVDISFLEKRGIKNPATNVSLGTELDWFKQMLPFLCKSPASCREFLGSSLVLMGEIGGNDYNHPFSQGKSGEEIQSYVPAVISAIGLAINELIELGAQTLIVPGNLPIGCSSSYLTTFKDSNKNDYDASTGCINWLNDFAEYHNQLLQEEIHRLREIHPHANIIYADYYNAAMQIYKSPKNFGFTSSIVACCGGGGPYNYDSNAKCGSPSSNVCDNPSSYVSWDGVHLTEAAYKIIAKGLLQGPYAIPQVNGICSFDGSSNKGLSDQ; this is translated from the exons aTGCCTTCTTCTAATTGTTTTATTTGTATAATTCTTTTGTTAATTGCATCATTTGGACATGCTCTTGGATGCTATGACTCGATAATTAGCTTTGGCGATTCGTTAACCGATACCGGAAACTTAATTCGACTCTCAAAATCCAATAATCAAGTTGCTTCTTCAGTGCTTCCTTATGGTGAAACCTTCTTTCATCATCCTACTGGTCGGTTTTCCGATGGCCGACTCGTTATTGATTTCATTG CTGAGGGTATGGGATTCCCACTTATTCCACCATATGCTGGTGTTATGAAAAACATGTCAAGTAGCAGAAATTCCATAAGAGGAGTGAATTTTGCAGTAGCTGGAGCAACAGCTGTAGATATTTCATTTTTAGAGAAAAGAGGAATTAAGAACCCTGCCACCAATGTCTCACTAGGAACTGAACTGGACTGGTTCAAACAAATGTTGCCATTTTTGTGCAAGTCTCCTGCAA GTTGCAGAGAATTTCTTGGCAGCTCACTAGTTCTAATGGGGGAAATTGGAGGCAATGATTATAATCATCCATTTTCTCAAGGAAAATCAGGAGAAGAAATTCAGTCATATGTGCCTGCAGTTATTTCAGCCATTGGCCTAGCCATTAAT GAACTAATTGAACTCGGAGCACAAACATTGATAGTACCTGGAAATCTACCAATTGGATGTTCATCTTCTTATCTAACTACTTTTAAAGACTCAAATAAAAATGACTATGATGCTTCAACTGGTTGCATTAATTGGTTAAATGATTTTGCTGAATATCATAACCAACTACTTCAAGAAGAAATTCATCGACTTCGTGAGATTCATCCTCATGCCAATATTATCTATGCTGATTACTACAATGCAGCCATGCAAATCTACAAATCTCCTAAAAATTTTG GTTTTACAAGCTCTATTGTAGCATGCTGTGGAGGAGGTGGTCCATACAATTACGACTCAAATGCAAAATGTGGCTCACCATCATCAAATGTTTGTGATAACCCATCTTCGTATGTTAGTTGGGATGGTGTACACTTGACAGAGGCAGCATACAAAATAATAGCTAAAGGATTATTACAAGGTCCATACGCAATTCCTCAAGTGAATGGAATTTGTTCATTTGATGGATCTAGTAACAAGGGATTATCAGACCAATAG